One window of Camelina sativa cultivar DH55 chromosome 4, Cs, whole genome shotgun sequence genomic DNA carries:
- the LOC104782636 gene encoding peroxidase 25 → MLINQTEKERVRKMGVKYCYVMIIVLVLVLGNEVRSQSLKNGYYSTSCPKAESIVRSTVQSHFDSDPTISPGLLRLHFHDCFVQGCDGSVLIKGKSAEQAALANLGLRGLEVIDDAKAQLESVCPGVVSCADILALAARDSVDLSDGPSWRVPTGRKDGRISLASEASNLPSPFDSVAIQKQKFLDKGLDTHDLVTLLGAHTIGQTDCLFFRYRLYNFTVTGNSDPTISPSFLTQLKTLCPPNGDGSKRVALDIGSPSKFDESFYKNLRDGNAILESDQRLWSDAETNAVVKKYASRLRGLLGFRFDYEFGKAMIKMSSIDVKTDVDGEVRKVCSKVN, encoded by the exons ATGCTAATTAatcaaacagaaaaagaaagagtaagAAAAATGGGAGTCAAGTATTGTTATGTAATGATAATAGTGTTAGTGTTGGTGTTGGGAAACGAAGTGAGAAGCCAATCGTTAAAAAATGGTTACTATTCAACTTCATGTCCGAAAGCTGAGTCGATAGTAAGATCCACTGTTCAGTCTCACTTTGATTCTGATCCCACAATTTCCCCTGGCTTGCTTAGGCTTCATTTCCATGACTGTTTTGTTCAG GGTTGTGATGGCTCGGTGTTGATCAAAGGGAAATCTGCAGAGCAAGCTGCTCTAGCAAATCTCGGTCTAAGAGGGCTGGAAGTAATCGATGATGCAAAAGCCCAGCTCGAGTCTGTGTGTCCAGGAGTAGTTTCATGTGCAGATATACTTGCACTTGCAGCTCGTGACTCTGTTGACTTG AGTGATGGACCAAGCTGGCGAGTACCAACGGGTCGTAAAGACGGGAGAATCTCGTTGGCATCGGAAGCATCGAATCTACCTTCTCCATTTGACTCTGTTGCTATTCAAAAGCAAAAGTTTCTAGATAAAGGATTGGATACTCATGATCTCGTTACTCTACTCG GTGCACATACAATAGGACAAACCGACTGTCTCTTCTTCCGTTACCGTCTATACAACTTCACTGTGACCGGAAACTCCGACCCAACCATAAGCCCATCGTTTCTTACACAGCTCAAGACTCTTTGTCCTCCCAATGGAGACGGTTCAAAACGTGTTGCTCTTGATATCGGCAGCCCCTCAAAATTCGATGAAAGTTTCTACAAGAACTTACGCGACGGCAACGCTATTCTAGAGTCAGACCAACGGCTTTGGTCGGACGCGGAGACAAACGCCGTGGTGAAGAAGTACGCAAGTCGTCTTAGAGGtttgttagggtttaggtttgATTATGAGTTTGGTAAAGCTATGATTAAGATGAGTTCCATTGATGTAAAGACAGACGTGGATGGTGAGGTCAGGAAAGTTTGTTCCAAGGTGAACTAg
- the LOC104784340 gene encoding putative protein TPRXL: protein MGNMCHCGISKDSDKSSSSSSESDTSSSRISSPSVSSDQVSTSPTSSSSRISTSPTSSSSRVSTSPASSSSRVSSPSVDDGSQESSDQVSASPTSSSSTSFSSRISSQSSNS, encoded by the coding sequence ATGGGAAACATGTGTCATTGTGGAATATCCAAAGATAGTGATAAGTCTAGCAGCAGCTCTTCTGAGAGTGATACATCTTCTTCAAGAATTTCATCTCCGAGTGTTAGTAGTGATCAAGTTTCAACGTctcctacttcttcttcttcaagaatttCAACGTctcctacttcttcttcttcaagagtttCAACGtctcctgcttcttcttcttcaagagtttCATCTCCGAGTGTCGATGACGGAAGCCAAGAAAGTAGTGATCAAGTTTCAGCGTctcctacttcttcttcttctacttctttttcttcaagaatTTCATCTCAAAGTTCTAACAGCTGA
- the LOC104782639 gene encoding UDP-N-acetylglucosamine--dolichyl-phosphate N-acetylglucosaminephosphotransferase, translated as MAARKRASTMSVSNKSDPAEPKSAPLEQKMTRKTVAASGEEFRLAPPKLGVIFVIATLLCSLYLYLLCFHYKVEVELKRSILINAGLSLVGFFVTLKMIPVAARYVLRRNMFGFDINKRGTPQGDIKVPESLGIVVGVVFLIVAIIFQYFNFTEDSNWLVEYNAALASICFMILLGFVDDVLDVPWRVKLVLPTFATLPLLMAYAGHTTIVIPKPLVAFIGLEVLDLGRIYKLYMGLLAVFCTNSINIHAGLNGLEIGQTVVIAAAILIHNVMQIGSSTDPEYHQAHAFSIFLTQPLMATSLAMLAYNWYPSSVFVGDTYTVFAGMTMAVVGILGHFSETLLIFFLPQVLNFLLSLPQLAGIVKCPRHRLPRYDTATGLLTGTKDGTLVNVYLRLFGPKSEKSLCIHLLVFQALACAFCFILRHFLAGWYK; from the exons ATGGCAGCTCGTAAGAGAGCTTCCACGATGTCAGTGTCCAACAAATCGGATCCGGCGGAACCCAAATCAGCGCCACTGGAGCAGAAGATGACCCGAAAGACCGTTGCTGCTTCCGGTGAGGAGTTCCGTCTCGCGCCGCCGAAACTGGGAGTGATCTTTGTGATCGCTACTCTTCTCTGTTCGCTATATCTCTACCTTCTCTGTTTTCACTACAAGGTTGAAGTTGAGCTCAAACGCTCGATTCTGATTAACGCGGGGCTTAGCTTGGTTGGGTTCTTCGTCACACTCAAGATGATTCCTGTTGCTGCCAGATACGTTCTTAGGCGTAAcatgtttggttttgatattaacAAAAGAGGCACTCCTCAAGGagatattaaagt GCCTGAATCATTGGGTATTGTTGTGGGAGTTGTCTTCTTGATCGTGGCGATCATATTTCAGTATTTCAATTTTACTGAAGATTCAAAT TGGCTTGTGGAGTATAATGCAGCACTAGCTTCTATATGCTTCATGATCTTGCTTGGATTTGTAGATGACGTCCTTGATGTGCCTTGGAGAGT GAAACTTGTCCTGCCAACTTTTGCTACCCTTCCACTGCTCATGGCTTATGCTGGACATACGACTATTGTTATACCCAAACCTCTAGTTGCTTTTATTGGCTTGGAAGTGCTTGATCTAG GACGGATATATAAGTTATACATGGGGTTACTTGCCGTGTTTTGTACAAACTCTATTAACATACACGCTGGTCTGAATGGCCTTGAAATCGGTCAGACTGTTGTTATTGCTGCTGCT ATCCTGATACACAATGTTATGCAAATCGGATCATCTACTGATCCCGAGTATCACCAAGCTCATGCCTTCTCGATATTTCTTACTCAGCCGCTGATGGCCACGTCATTGGCAATGCTTGCGTACAATTG GTATCCTTCTTCAGTTTTTGTTGGAGACACTTACACAGTATTTGCTGGAATGACTATGGCAGTTGTTGGCATTCTTGGTCACTTCAG TGAAACCctcctcatcttctttcttcctcaagTTCTGAACTTTCTATTGTCGCTTCCTCAG CTTGCTGGGATTGTGAAATGTCCGCGCCATCGTCTCCCGAG GTATGATACTGCGACTGGTTTACTGACCGGCACAAAAGATGGGACACTCGTCAATGTTTACTTGAGGTTGTTTGGTCCTAAATCAGAAAAGTCACTTTGCATCCATCTTCTCGTCTTCCAG GCTTTAGCGTGTGCCTTCTGTTTCATACTTAGACACTTTCTTGCTGGTTGGTACAAGTAA
- the LOC104782637 gene encoding U4/U6 small nuclear ribonucleoprotein PRP4-like protein, with amino-acid sequence MEPNEEDNVSLTPTAQITAPPQPGFSALPPVVPPSFPPPMAPIPMMPHPPVARPPTFRPPVSQNGEAKASDSDTDSDDEHFEISEGSRQVRERQEKAMQDLLVKRRTAAVAVPTNDKSVRDRLRRLGEPITLFGEQEMERRARLAQLMGRLDLNGQLDKLLEAHDEDAAPKEKVDDDVPEYPFFTEGPKELREARIEIAKFSIKRAAVRIQRAKRRRDDPDEDMDAETKWALKQARNMVLDCSNFGDDRPLTGCSFSRDGKILATCSLSGVTKLWEMPQVTKKIAVLKDHKERATDVVFSPVDDCLATASADRTAKLWKTDGTLLQTFEGHLDRLARVAFHPSGRYLGTTSFDKTWRLWDINTGAELLLQEGHSRSVYGIAFQQDGALAASSGLDSLARVWDLRTGRSILVFQGHIKPVLSVNFSPNGYHLASGGEDNQCRIWDLRMRKSLYIIPAHANLVSQVKYEPQEGYFLATASYDTRVNIWSGRDFSLVKSLAGHESKVASLDITADSSCIATVSHDRTIKLWTSSGNGEDEDEGKDTMDIDL; translated from the exons ATGGAACCCAATGAGGAAGATAATGTGTCATTGACACCTACTGCTCAAATCACAGCACCTCCACAGCCAG GTTTCTCTGCCTTACCACCTGTGGTTCCTCCTTCTTTCCCCCCACCAATGGCCCCAATACCAATGATGCCACATCCTCCAGTTGCCCGTCCACCTACTTTTAGGCCACCTGTTTCACAAAATGGTGAAGCGAAAGCCAGTGACTCAGATACGGATTCAGACGATGAACATTTTGAGATATCTGAAGGGAGTAGGCAGGTCAGAGAAAGACAGGAAAAGGCAATGCAAGATTTGTTGGTAAAGCGTCGTACTGCTGCTGTCGCAGTTCCAACAAATGACAAATCTGTTAGGGATCGCCTTAGACGACTTGGGGAGCCCATTACTCTATTTGGAGAACAGGAGATGGAGAGAAGAGCTAGGTTGGCTCAGCTTATGGGTAGGCTTGATTTGAATGGGCAGTTGGATAAACTGCTTGAAGCTCACGACGAAGATGCGGCGCCTAAAGAAAAAGTGGATGATGATGTACCTGAATACCCTTTTTTTACCGAGGGTCCAAAGGAACTTAGAGAGGCTAGAATAGAAATTGCCAAGTTTTCTATCAAGAGAGCTGCTGTCAGGATTCAGCGTGCAAAGCGGCGGAGGGATGATCCAGATGAAGATATGGATGCAGAGACTAAGTGGGCTTTAAAGCAGGCTAGAAACATGGTCCTTGATTGCAGTAATTTTGGAGACGATCGTCCTCTTACTGGCTGCTCCTTCTCTCGCGATGGAAAAATACTTGCCACATG TTCTCTAAGTGGAGTTACGAAACTGTGGGAGATGCCTCAAGTTACAAAAAAGATCGCTGTCTTGAAGGACCACAAAGAACGTGCAACTGATGTAGTGTTCTCCCCTGTGGATGATTGTCTAGCAACTGCTTCTGCTGATCGAACTGCAAAGCTGTGGAAAACTGATGGAACGCTCCTACAAACTTTTGAAGGTCATTTGGATCGTCTTGCACGGGTTGCCTTCCACCCATCAGGAAGATACCTGGGAACAACCAGCTTTGACAAAACATGGAGATTGTGGGATATAAACACAGGTGCAGAGCTGCTTTTGCAAGAAGGTCACAGTCGCAGTGTCTATGGAATTGCATTTCAACAAGATGGAGCATTAGCAGCTTCTTCTGGGCTTGATTCACTCGCACGGGTTTGGGATCTCCGCACTGGTAGGAGTATTCTTGTCTTCCAAGGACACATCAAGCCT GTACTCTCAGTGAATTTCTCTCCTAATGGTTATCACTTGGCATCTGGTGGTGAGGATAATCAATGCCGTATTTGGGATCTGAGAATGAGAAAGTCACTGTACATTATCCCAGCTCATGCTAACCTTGTGTCTCAAGTGAAGTATGAACCACAAGAAGGCTACTTCCTGGCCACTGCCTCATACGACACGAGAGTCAAT ATATGGTCGGGAAGAGATTTCTCGCTCGTCAAAAGCTTAGCAGGGCATGAGTCAAAAGTTGCCTCGCTCGATATCACTGCAGATAGCTCGTGTATCGCCACTGTATCACATGACCGCACCATCAAGCTTTGGACGAGCAGTGGAAatggtgaagatgaagatgaagggaAAGATACAATGGACATAGATCTTTAG